From the Clostridium sp. Marseille-P299 genome, one window contains:
- a CDS encoding amino acid ABC transporter substrate-binding protein: MKKKITCVILTALLVLGLTACGTKGNDKVSGSDSSLVNGNNEATTGEDNSLQYIKDRGKFILGLDDKFPPMGFRNDNDEIVGFDIDLAQAVCDKLGVELVVQTVEWDAKEMELSTKNIDCIWNGFSITDERKEALTMTEPYLENTISMVVRKDSDVKSMADLAGKNIALQAGSAAEETLDADSNKEFKDSLGEIKQFSDYATALMDLETKNSDAVLMDSVVAKYMIGELGKDFVVLDEALAADEYGIGFRKGDQALADAVSNALSELKAEGKVKEIAEKWFGEDITKIQ, translated from the coding sequence ATGAAGAAGAAAATAACATGTGTTATACTTACTGCACTTTTAGTTCTTGGCTTGACGGCTTGTGGAACAAAAGGCAATGATAAGGTATCAGGTAGCGATAGTTCTTTAGTAAATGGAAATAATGAGGCAACTACAGGTGAAGATAATTCATTACAGTATATTAAAGATAGGGGAAAATTTATCTTAGGATTAGATGATAAATTCCCACCAATGGGATTTCGCAATGACAACGATGAAATCGTAGGATTTGATATTGATCTTGCACAGGCTGTTTGTGATAAATTAGGAGTAGAATTAGTTGTTCAAACAGTGGAATGGGATGCAAAAGAAATGGAACTTAGTACGAAAAATATTGATTGTATCTGGAATGGTTTTTCTATTACGGATGAACGTAAGGAAGCATTAACTATGACAGAGCCATATTTAGAAAATACTATTTCCATGGTGGTACGCAAAGATAGTGACGTTAAGAGCATGGCTGATTTAGCAGGTAAAAACATCGCACTTCAGGCTGGATCTGCAGCAGAGGAAACATTAGATGCTGATAGCAATAAAGAATTTAAAGATTCTTTAGGTGAAATTAAACAATTTAGTGATTATGCAACGGCATTAATGGATTTAGAAACAAAAAATTCAGATGCAGTCCTTATGGATTCTGTTGTTGCTAAGTACATGATTGGGGAGCTTGGAAAAGATTTTGTGGTATTGGATGAAGCATTAGCAGCAGATGAATATGGTATTGGATTCCGTAAAGGTGATCAGGCATTAGCGGATGCAGTATCAAATGCATTATCAGAGTTAAAAGCCGAAGGAAAAGTGAAAGAAATCGCAGAGAAATGGTTTGGCGAAGACATAAC
- a CDS encoding alanine/glycine:cation symporter family protein, whose amino-acid sequence MFKQIEEILVSIDNLVWGVPLIVLILLAGIFLTIRLKGLQITQLPKALKFMVKNEEGGTGEVTSFGALCTALSATIGTGNIVGVATAIVAGGPGALFWMWIAAFFGMATKYAEGVLAIKYRVIDNDGHVLGGPFYYIQNGMGMKWKWLAKLFAFFGVGVGLLGIGTFTQVNGITSAVKDFFDPNNAHTIRIFETDYSISVIIAGIILTICVALVLIGGIQRISTVSQIIVPFMAIFYVVSCLIIVALNIKEVPSAIATILKSAFGFDAVAGGVLGSILISMQKGIARGIFSNEAGLGSAPIAAAAAQTKEPARQGLVSMTGTFIDTIIICTLTGLCIVLTNSYNIGLEGVSVTTNAFKQGLPFNGTVSSFILMICLVFFAFTTILGWNYYSERCLEYLTHTNQKIVKTYRWIYILAVFTGPFMTVSAVWTIADIFNALMAIPNLIALFALSHVVVAETKSYLNKLKTN is encoded by the coding sequence ATGTTTAAACAAATCGAAGAAATTTTAGTCTCTATTGACAACCTAGTATGGGGAGTACCACTGATTGTGTTAATCCTTCTTGCAGGCATCTTTTTGACAATCCGATTAAAGGGATTGCAAATCACTCAATTACCCAAAGCTTTAAAATTTATGGTTAAAAATGAAGAAGGTGGAACTGGTGAGGTTACTAGTTTTGGTGCATTGTGCACTGCTTTATCAGCTACCATTGGTACTGGTAATATCGTTGGTGTAGCAACTGCGATTGTAGCTGGTGGACCTGGGGCACTTTTCTGGATGTGGATTGCAGCATTTTTTGGTATGGCAACCAAATATGCCGAAGGAGTACTTGCCATAAAATATCGTGTCATTGATAATGATGGCCACGTTCTTGGAGGACCATTTTATTACATACAAAATGGAATGGGTATGAAGTGGAAATGGCTAGCTAAGTTATTCGCCTTTTTTGGTGTAGGCGTTGGTTTACTTGGTATCGGAACTTTTACTCAGGTAAATGGTATAACTAGCGCTGTAAAAGACTTTTTTGATCCTAATAATGCTCATACCATTCGAATTTTTGAAACTGATTATTCAATCAGTGTGATTATTGCTGGTATTATATTAACCATTTGTGTGGCTCTTGTTTTAATTGGTGGAATTCAACGTATTTCAACGGTATCTCAAATCATAGTACCATTCATGGCGATATTTTACGTTGTATCTTGCTTAATTATAGTTGCTCTAAATATTAAAGAAGTTCCAAGTGCAATCGCTACCATTCTAAAAAGTGCTTTTGGCTTTGATGCTGTTGCCGGTGGTGTGCTTGGTTCTATTCTTATCTCGATGCAAAAAGGGATTGCAAGAGGTATTTTTTCAAATGAAGCAGGTCTTGGTAGTGCACCAATTGCTGCAGCTGCAGCTCAAACTAAAGAACCTGCACGTCAAGGTTTAGTATCTATGACAGGAACCTTCATCGATACAATTATCATCTGTACACTTACTGGACTTTGTATTGTACTTACGAATTCATATAATATTGGATTAGAAGGTGTTTCTGTTACAACCAATGCATTTAAACAAGGTTTACCTTTTAACGGTACTGTAAGCTCATTTATACTAATGATTTGTCTTGTTTTTTTCGCATTTACGACAATTCTTGGTTGGAATTATTACAGTGAACGCTGCCTTGAATATTTAACTCATACTAATCAAAAAATCGTTAAAACATATCGTTGGATTTATATTTTAGCAGTATTTACTGGACCATTTATGACGGTTAGTGCCGTTTGGACAATCGCGGATATTTTTAATGCACTTATGGCTATTCCTAACCTAATAGCTTTATTTGCACTCAGTCATGTTGTGGTTGCTGAGACTAAGTCATACTTAAATAAATTAAAAACAAACTAA